TAACGCCCGGTATTCGCCAGAAACTAAACCATCCAACGTTAAGAAACCATATGTTTCCCGTTTTAACTTAGAAACAGGTAAGCCAACAGCGGCTAACATATTCTTAACTTGATGATTCATCCCTTCATGAATCGTAATACTTAAGATGGCTGTATTCTTACGACGATCCGTTGAAATGATTTTCACTTTAGCAGGGGCTGTCTTACGTTTTTCAAGCATGATCCCCTTCCGTAATTGACGGAGCATTTCAGCGGTGGGTAAGCCTGATACTTTCGCGACATAGGTTTTATCAACCTTATATTTCGGATGCATCATCATGTTGGCAAAATCGCCGTCATTAGTTAATAGCAATAAACCTGATGTATCATAATCAAGCCGGCCAATTGGGTAAACACGTTCTTGAATATCTTCAAGGTATTCTGTGACCACGCGGCGCTTTTTATCATCGGTGACAGCTGAAATCACTTGGCGCGGTTTATAAAGGGCATAATAAACCTTTTTTTCACGCGTTAATGGCACACCATCTACTTCGATATGCGCAGAAGTGCTATCAACCTTAATCCCCATTTCCTTAACCACTTTACCGTTTAAAGTAACGTGACCAGTCGCAATTAGCGTTTCAGCCTTCCGCCGTGAGGCAACGCCCGCATTTGCGATGACTTTTTGTAGTCGTTCCATAGTTATTGTTCTCCTTTAGGGGCCGTCTCTGGTCCCGTTTCATTTAATGTCTGTTCAAACTGACGATAGTATAAATCCGCGGAATCATTCTCAGGTTCTGCTGTATCGTCTGTTAATGTCATTTGTTCTAATTCTGGTAATTCTTTCAACGAGCGTAAGCCAAAGTAATCTAAGAAATAATCACTAGTGCCATATAAAATCGGCCGACCAGGTGCATCCTTACGTCCTTTTTCAACGATTAATTGTCTGGCAAGTAGCGTTTGAATCGCACCACTACTCTGAACACCGCGTACTTCGTCAATTTCAATTCGCGTTAGTGGTTGCCGATAGACGATGATTGCCAATACTTCAAGGGCTGCTTGACTAATACTCGTCGAAACGGGACCGTCAAAATAAGCCTTCAATAAACCCGCGTAAGCCTTCTTAGTCACCAACTTATAACAATCAGCCGCCTGAATTAAGCTAAGACCGGATTGTTCATCTGTCTGATACCGTTCAGCCAATTTCGTTAGTAACTGTCGTACTGCAGCCTCGTCTAACATAATGAGTCGCGCGATGTGTGGCAACGTAATGCCTTCATCGCCGGCAACATAGAGTAAACTTTCAATTTCAGCGAGATGGTTCATCTGCAATACCTTCTTTCAATGTCACAAATATCTGGTCATCATAATCTGCTTGATCACAATTAATCAGCCGTTCTTTCATCAATTCTAAAACCGCTAAAAAGGTGGTGACAATTTCTTCACGATCAAAGCGGTTGATGACCAACTGTTCAAAAGTCGTTGTTGCTCGCGTTTTTAAGCGCTCGATAATCCAATCCATCTTTTCAGCAATTGTAATTTCATCATTTTGAACCGTCTTAAAATCTGGTTGTTGAACTGCCGCCTCAACCAACATTTTAGATACAGCAGCCGCTAAGTCACGGGGCTTGATTACACCGCGTGCCAGTGGGACCACCTTTTCAGCAGGATTAGCACTTGCCGGTTTCGCAAATAATAATTGCCTTTCCGATTCTCGTTCCTGCAAGACCGTTGCAATTTTTTGAAAAGCTTGGTAGGCCAACAATTGATCCACCAACTCTTGGCGCGGATCGACATAATCTGCTTCTAAGGTTTCGGCCATTGCCGGCGGTGCTGGTAAAAGTAGCTTGCTCTTGATTTTCATTAAGGTCGCCGCCATTACTAAATAATCACCCGCAATATCTAACTTCAGTTCTTGCATCTGGTGCAAGTAGTCTAGATATTGCGTGGTGATTTCAGCAATTGGAATATCATAAATATCAATTTTAGTCTGATTAATCAAATGTAATAATAAATCTAATGGTCCTTCAAAGTCCGTCAAAATTAACGTTAATTGTTCAGTCATGCGTTACTCTAATCCATTTCTTTAGTCTGCTGCTCCCATTTAGCAATTAAAGGCGCTGTCTCTAATGATCCCATGACCCGATTATCAGGATAAATTGCCGCCAGCTCATTCAAGACCCGGAATAGATTAGCATCATTTCTTTCAGATGGGCTAAGTGAAATATGGCGCACTAAAATAAAATCGGTCCCAATTTCAATTCCCACGATACCAGCAAAGTCACCTTCATCATTGCGCCAAAGGTATAAGACATGTTGGTCATCTTGGTTGTAAAAAGCAAGTTCTGATTGTACATGACTCACTTCTTTTAAATCCGGAATAAACGATAAAAAACCCATCGCAATTTTTTCATAATCATTCTTGTACTTAAATAACATGTTGACCTCCAATGATCAAACAAAGTTCTATTAGCAATACTCTACCATAAATTAGAAAACACGACAAATCAGTCTAATCTCTTGGATGGCTTCTTTGATAAACTTCCGTGAGATGTTTCTTACTGATATGCGTATAAATCTGAGTGGTCGAAATATCAGAATGGCCCAATAATTCCTGCACAATTCGTAGATCGGCGCCATTTTCAAGCAAGACGGTTGCAAAAGAATGCCGTAATGTATGTGGTGTCACATCTTTTTCGATTCCAGCGGCCTGGACAATGGCTTTTAAATTCTTCCAAATCCCCTGTCTGGTTAGCCCATTTCCGTGAAAATTAACAAATAAATAAGGCGAATTCTTCCCCTTAGTTAACTGATTGCGACTACGTTCTAAATATTGATTAATCCAGTCGACTGCAACATCGCCAATTGGGATAATCCGTTCCTTATCCCCTTTGCCTAAAGTCTGAATCAACCCTAGGGATAAATGTAAGTCCGTCAATTTCAGATGAACTAGTTCACTAACCCGCAGACCAGTCGCATACAAGACTTCAAGGATTGCCCGGTCCCGCAGGCCTAAAGGCGTACTCGTATCTGGTGTCTTTAACAAACGTTCGATTTCTTCTGATGACAAAACCGCCGGTAAATGCCGGCCTTGTTTCGGGGAATCAATCTGTAACATTGGATCTTTTTGAATATGCCCTTCACGCGTTAAGTATTGATAAAATTTACGCAGCGTCGAAATACTCCGCGTAATACTGCTTTGTGCCTTGTGGGCCGCCGTTTGCGCCTGTAGAAAATTTAAGACAACAAATCGATCTTCCGTAAAAGTTGTCAATTTTTGTGACTCTAAAAACTGTTGATACTGTTTTAAATCCTGACGATAACTCTGACGCGTATTTTCAGAAAGACCACGTTCAATCTTCAGATAATGTAAATAATCTTGAATTAAATCATCCAAGTGAACTCCTCCTACAATTGACTAATATCCACTTGCTTGCTTGGATCGAGCTGATTAGCTGGTAATCCGTTGGCTAAATTAGTCGCTTGACAGTTTGCGCAAATTCCCTGAAGCGTTAACCGGTGATCTAAGACGGCAAATGAGAACCGCTCAGCAACTGTCTGTTCAACATTTACCAATAAGTCTTCATGAATTTCTTCGATGGCCCCACATTGCAAGCATAACAAATGATGATGGAAATGCTGACTGGCATTTTCTTCGCATAAATCATAATGCGTCACACCATCTTCTACAAAGCTAATCTTATTCAAAACATGTAACTCAGTCAACATTTCCAACGTGCGATAAACTGTTGCTAAGCCTATCTCTGGCACTTCAGCT
This DNA window, taken from Latilactobacillus sakei, encodes the following:
- the xerD gene encoding site-specific tyrosine recombinase XerD — protein: MDDLIQDYLHYLKIERGLSENTRQSYRQDLKQYQQFLESQKLTTFTEDRFVVLNFLQAQTAAHKAQSSITRSISTLRKFYQYLTREGHIQKDPMLQIDSPKQGRHLPAVLSSEEIERLLKTPDTSTPLGLRDRAILEVLYATGLRVSELVHLKLTDLHLSLGLIQTLGKGDKERIIPIGDVAVDWINQYLERSRNQLTKGKNSPYLFVNFHGNGLTRQGIWKNLKAIVQAAGIEKDVTPHTLRHSFATVLLENGADLRIVQELLGHSDISTTQIYTHISKKHLTEVYQRSHPRD
- a CDS encoding segregation and condensation protein A, producing MTEQLTLILTDFEGPLDLLLHLINQTKIDIYDIPIAEITTQYLDYLHQMQELKLDIAGDYLVMAATLMKIKSKLLLPAPPAMAETLEADYVDPRQELVDQLLAYQAFQKIATVLQERESERQLLFAKPASANPAEKVVPLARGVIKPRDLAAAVSKMLVEAAVQQPDFKTVQNDEITIAEKMDWIIERLKTRATTTFEQLVINRFDREEIVTTFLAVLELMKERLINCDQADYDDQIFVTLKEGIADEPSR
- a CDS encoding N-acetyltransferase, whose translation is MLFKYKNDYEKIAMGFLSFIPDLKEVSHVQSELAFYNQDDQHVLYLWRNDEGDFAGIVGIEIGTDFILVRHISLSPSERNDANLFRVLNELAAIYPDNRVMGSLETAPLIAKWEQQTKEMD
- the scpB gene encoding SMC-Scp complex subunit ScpB: MNHLAEIESLLYVAGDEGITLPHIARLIMLDEAAVRQLLTKLAERYQTDEQSGLSLIQAADCYKLVTKKAYAGLLKAYFDGPVSTSISQAALEVLAIIVYRQPLTRIEIDEVRGVQSSGAIQTLLARQLIVEKGRKDAPGRPILYGTSDYFLDYFGLRSLKELPELEQMTLTDDTAEPENDSADLYYRQFEQTLNETGPETAPKGEQ
- a CDS encoding rRNA pseudouridine synthase, yielding MERLQKVIANAGVASRRKAETLIATGHVTLNGKVVKEMGIKVDSTSAHIEVDGVPLTREKKVYYALYKPRQVISAVTDDKKRRVVTEYLEDIQERVYPIGRLDYDTSGLLLLTNDGDFANMMMHPKYKVDKTYVAKVSGLPTAEMLRQLRKGIMLEKRKTAPAKVKIISTDRRKNTAILSITIHEGMNHQVKNMLAAVGLPVSKLKRETYGFLTLDGLVSGEYRALKPIEVAEFKKIAELNEKPKHKNRPKLSRHD
- a CDS encoding transcriptional repressor, with translation MSKAEQLEQIRKQLQEAGYKLTAQREATVAVILEYSQAHLSAEQIFIKTKAEVPEIGLATVYRTLEMLTELHVLNKISFVEDGVTHYDLCEENASQHFHHHLLCLQCGAIEEIHEDLLVNVEQTVAERFSFAVLDHRLTLQGICANCQATNLANGLPANQLDPSKQVDISQL